Below is a genomic region from Eupeodes corollae chromosome 1, idEupCoro1.1, whole genome shotgun sequence.
ATGTGCTGTTTCCGCAGCTGGTGGGGAGACTTTCTAGCTGATATATTTTGCAATTTGTTTTCATCCCAAAATAGCAAAATTTTTCCACAAGATAGGTAAGTAattgttttctgttgttttttgatTGCTTTTTATTGATTCCTTATTTTAGGATTTTCTTCTTGCTGACATACCTGGGACGAAGAAGTATTGCTATGGGTACATGTCGATCCATTGTAATCGATGCTATTCTCAAGACACTGGCTAAGCTGTTGGCTCCCATTTCTCCAAGATATCAGGCAAATGAAAGCCCCCTTCATATGGATAGAGGTGAAAACAGTGCGGATTTGTGGTCTAAATCAGACTTGCAACTTGTAACATGGTTGCTATTATTCCTGTCAGTTTGTTTAGACGATagtgttgaaaaaaaagataaatgtaaGTTAAGTTTATCATTTGAATATGTAcctttaataataaagaaattcttaattgtacaaaaattaaatcataagtaacatgtttttaaattttgtttttaattttaagctgcCAATCGATGGGAATTTATGTCATGTGAAGCTGATTTTGCTAAAACTCGATCACAGACCAACAGCAGCTCCGGCAAACAACTGCGAGGCTTTAAAAAGCGAATTATTCAACAGAATAAGTACAGTATTCAGCCGTACACTGACTGGGGAAAAAAGATCTTTATGATTCAAAATGAAGTAAATGCATAATTTCTTTTctattgataataataaaaaaatagttaaattcaTTACAGCATCCAGATATATTTATGCAGCTTGCTGGAAAGCCAAAAACTAAAGCGTCTGCTAAACCAAGTACTACACCCAAAATTATCAAGGATCCCAATCCAGAGCCCGAAAATAATTTCGACAAAGGCCTCAAAACAATACGATTGAATAATATCTTAATCGTTATTCGTGGGCTTATTGCCCTTTTATTAGAAATGGACTTTAGTTGTAACATGGATTTGTTCCTTTTAACATGCAAGgtatttgtaacatttttttcattcttccaaattattaattttttgtgttttaaggtAATTGCCCGACTTGTTTCCGCTTGCAAATCTTCTGTGCAACTTTCTAAGATTGTTTCAACGAATCAACTGGAGCAACTTGTACGTCTTGCAGTTTGGAATGATCAGCAGCAGCCATGGGCTGTTCATGCTATAACATGCCTTTTACAAGTAAGTTTAAACGAGTTAAATGTACTTtagcaaatttttatttttattacatttattgCTTGTATTAAGGACCTTTTAGATGCTGATAAGCATTTCAAGGATCAACCTCAGACTTCTGAGCCAAGTTGTAGTGATCAAAGAGTATTGGAAGGCatacaagaaccagaagaggtcTTTGTTGATTCTACAGGTacattaaacattatttatattgcttatttaaataaatttaaagttgtattctatcaagcttttttttagaaataaataacgtaattaatataagtttaatttttgtattgaagatatattttttttttattttggttgcttgaaacaaatgtttcaaatcttaatttttcttttaagctaTATTGATGCCATCGTCCATTATACCCATTTCTGGAAATAGTAGTATGTCATACGCAGATGGTACGCTATTAGTTGCCTAtattatgattaatattttgtgtagatatcttattaaaaatgaatttcaaccTTTCAGCTGTTAAATTTTCACACCTCCCATCATTAATCGAATGCGAAGACACTGAATTTGAAGACTTGATGCATGAAATTGATATAGATAATAGATCGAAAAATCTTATCAAAACAGATTCTGTAgcgcaaaacaaaaacaattttaacttcttttgtAAAACTGTTTCGAGTTCAATGGATGCAAGATTAGATTTTGGTCTTGATACAAATGTAGAAATATCGATTCGTCGATTAACAATGATCTCATCTTTGGATATGTATGCTTCGTTGCCACAAATTCTTACAAATGAATACATCAATTCTTCACCTGATACACCTGCATGGCCGGAATATGTCACAGATATATGGTCAGGTCCAGAATACAATTGCGGGCTGCCTACATATGagatgttcaaaaatgtttttgattgcattttttcAGATCTTCATTTGCAAGTATGAATAatgcaaagaaaacaaaaaacattacaacaaataattgaattctgttttgattattttcagGATACTTGGGTTCACTTGGAACAAGTTTTACAAATCTGGCTTACGCTTAACAGTGAATTATCGGATAAACCTTATAATTCAGGGCTTTGTCCAAATGACATTCCTAAAATACCATTTGGTCCAAATGCAGTTCAGGGTCTGTTATTGGCCTTAGCTTGGCACAATGACATTAAGTTGCGTACCTGGTGTCTTGGGTTTCAGTGTTTGTTGCTGGCTTGCAATTCCCCGtctaattttgaaaatggtagtttcttgtattttttcatttaatcaacTGTGTTAATTTTGACTTGATTCGTAGGAGAGACAAGTAATAATAATTCAAGAATTGGTGATATAATTATAAGTGATGAGAACTTCGAAAAGATGCTACTCCGCTTCTTTTCAGGATATGGCATGAGCTCTTCAATCATCACAAATCGATGTGTAAGTATCACATTatggaaattcttttttttataaattatttttatatttctgttttCCAAAGGCTGGACCAACTATTTGTAAGCATTTGCATGAGTTACTACTTTGGTTGCACAAAAAGGCTGAATTCACAGAATCTGGACCattaatcaaaaagaaacttaaGGATACCCTTTTGAACGTTATTTTACAACTTATTCAGCCAGGTGGTGCGATTTGCAATCAGCAAGGTCCCATTGATGCTCAAAGCCAACTTGTTCGAGATTTACTTCTCATACAATACGATAAAGCTGATTTAAATGTTTCACTTAGTATTATCGAAAGTGTTTGTAAGAagatttaaataactttaaattacaataagaaacaatttttaatgcaATAATTTTGTGCATAGCTTTCTTGGTCTACAATAACATCGCAAACGCTGATAAAATTCAATGTCAGCGTTCATCGGATGCCAATAGTTCAACCAACAATTTTAGCAGTTTATTTGCAAACGTCCTTGGATCGGAAAATTCAAAGCAAAATGCATCACTTTCAGATAATTCGTTGATAATAAGCCTTCTTAAATTGTCATCCTCTTTAATACAGACCGAACTCGCAAGAGATGAAAATGTAAGTAAATTACGATTGGTAATAATGTCTATTTTTTACTTCATGTGCAAATTCGCTCAAAATGACATgattcaataaattgtttttgtttcttcttagcACATACTCATGCATGAATCTGATGTTTCTACCGAAAGTCAAACTGATGAAACTAAAGCCGAGCAGCTGAATATtgataacaataaaacaaaagttccCTGCATTGCAGACATGGGTACATAACTAAATacttatacaaaaatgaatttaacataaattatgtttttatagtACTGCGACATTTTTCTACAATGAAACGGCTTCTTGGTTCATTATCTAATTGCTCAAGCAACTCACTTACACTCATAACTCCAGGCTCTTTGTACTCGATGAAATCTCCTGACTCCACTTTTCTTCTCGACGAGCCCCAAACAACTACCGATGCTGTGTTTAGCTTGTTGATGTTACTAAGTGAAAAAGCATCAGAAACTGGTTTAGTTATAGCTCCTCTATGCCAGTATTTAGAGACAAGTAtgaattgattgaaaaattaatagatttttcttgtaaagtttttggttttatatATAAGATTCCATAGCTCGTAACGCACTTCCTCGTTTGCACTTATCTGAACCGTTCCTTTGGTATATCCTGAAGTTACTTGAGGCACCACAAGCTGTTCATATATTTACCGAGATGGGtggaatacaaattatttgccATAATTTAGTTAAACTGAACAAAGTTTTGGTTAACATACAACCCGGACTGGTATACAATGATTTTCTCATATTGAAAGATATATACTTCATTATTTCCTTCTCTAGATTTCATTGATCATGCAACATATGACAAAGAATACAAAGCTAAAGCTTCATAATAATTCATCAAATGGCAATGCTAAAAAATGCACTTCACAACAAAATCAACGCAACCAAGATGGTCTTATTAACTTTGCACCGTTTTGTAGTATATCGTCTGAAAATGACACTGCTCAATCGGCGGACGTGTTAATTTTAACGCCTATTGCTTCACATAGAAGGCCCCGTACTCCAGCCTGGAGTTATATGTTTTATCCGAATGAATCACACGTTGATTTGACTATAACTCTGCCAACAGctatattattaaaagaaatccaGTTACAGCCGCATGCACCTACTTTGGTGTCGTGTCCATCGGCTGTGGCAGTAGAAATTTCCAGAGACTATGGATTGGGTCCAATTCCATTTGGTCAGCCCTTAACTACAACTGGTATGACCTGCATTCGACTGAAACTTTCCAAACCCGAAATCGCCACAAGTATTGTTTTAAGGCTTTATAGGTATTTGATTTGCATTAAttcgtttttgatttgatttgtctGAGCATTTTCCTCTTTTTCCAGACCCAAAGATAGTTCAAACATTGGATTGACACAAATAGCAATTCTTGGAAATACGATTTTCTCAACTGGTAGCAATGCATTTGGTTATGGTCCAGACTCTGGAGTAGATGATGATTCATTAGCCAAGACAAGTGTTGGGTGGATAAGAATTTTGGCTCGATGTTACACAGTGGCAGCAATAATGTCTGAAAATAAACTGTCTAAAGATGTCGTTGGAGCTTCCTCAGAATACCCAGGATTTTTGGAATCTTGTTGCTCACTTATGAATATTATGcctttgataccaaattcagcGTTGCAAAATCTAGAAACCGTACTATTAAAATTAGGATCCTACAGTCGAGATTTGTGCCTGGCTCTTATTAGAATACTTTTATGGGGTACAACACCACAAAGTGAGTtgctttattattattctaattttattttctgatataataattttttttttttagtatataaACTTTCAAATGAAGCCGTTTGCGATCTTTTATACGACTTAGCGACAGCTAAAGATTCGTATATGGGAGACAAGATTCAAGTTTTGCTTGATTGGATTCTAAAACTACGACACAATTTCAATAATCGTTCCATTCGATGTACCAACCCACAAAGTGGATTCGTGAAAGTGACAGCCTCAATACTATGGACTGTGCATTCGCAGAATTGCATTCCCAATTTAGCGGATTTAATAACCAATGATACATTCGAGGCATGTTTATATTGGATTGATGCTCTAGATAACGACCAGCCGCTTAAAGTTGCGTTTGATTCCTTGCTATGTTCAATGTGTTGCGTCAAGCCAGAACTGTTTAATCAATTGCTTAGTAAATGCGACGTTTCTTTAATGCAACACGAAGCATTCGAAAGCGCAACTTCAAAAACAGAAGAATTATCGTCTGGTATTACAGACGACAACAAAGAAGCCAGCGGCAGTGAATGGTTTAATAATGTTGCTGAGGATAACTTATCGACTCTGCTCCGAAAGCCATCGTACTTAACAACAATTGCCATGTCGTGTCAATCCCCGCTAGCCATATACGAGCTTGTAGATTCTGGACTTCCAAAACTGCTTGCACATGCGTTATttgattattgttgttttttgtcacctgaaattaagaaaatgacTTTAAACACCGAACGCACCCAATCGACAAGTAGCGACGAATGTCTAACCGATTCCTATAAGGCTGAGAATCAACCACAGGAGACGAGCACAGTTCAATCATCTTTGATAACGTTTGAGCATGTCCCAAAAATTTTAGACTTTTTCTCAGAGTGTTGTTCGGAGGGTCATATGCGGGATATGCTTGGTTCATATCAAGGATCGATTTTCTGGAAACCATTGCTTGAATTGTTGTGCAATTATAGACCGATTGAAACAGGAGAAGAGCCAATACAACAGGCACTGATTCGTATGGAAAGGGCAACCATTAACTTCTTTACCCGAGTTACATCGTGTCATCCTCTCAATCAGGACAAACTGACTTCGCTGCTTATCACAGTTATCAAGAAGCCATCTCAAATATACGGCAATGGAAACAAAACTATTATTTCAGGGTTTACTCGACAACTGGTTCTGCAGCTTTTACTGGAAAACGAGAGAATTTTAGTCTCGGTTCGTAGCAAGCAACCTCTTCAAAAGCGTGATAGCAACATCAGCCTAGTAAACAATCATCCATCAAAGAGAGTAAATGCTCATCATTTGCTCTTTTTTGTGAGCGTCAACACAAAGTGTCAGGAAATTTTGCAGAATTGTGTTTCAGGtatgtttgttattaaaataacgcagcaaatatttatatgtacgGTTTTTCGTGATTTGTGGCCAAAATTGGTCAACAATTTATCGCATTAAAATGTTTCGCATACAGATTACAGTAACATTTTCCTTCCATCAATGCATTCAGAATCCAGGCAATCGGATTCATCCGTTTCCAACATCTCAAGTAGCAATCATAGTGAGAATAAAAGTGATGACAAATCAGATGCATTCGAAATAGCAATGGACTTCAATGGTCATGGACTTGAATTTTTGAGTGTTGCGGCAGGAGTGACTGCTAAGGATAAGCGTATAAAAGACGTTAAGAACCACGTTGCAGCAATCAAGGATAGCAGGGTTTTATTCCCAAAATTTCCAAGTATTTTTTGGCTAATAAAAGGAAGAGTGATATAGAAATTTCAGTtcttacatttcttttttaggGCTCTTTCACCAAGATGACTTTCTCACATCGTCGAATGCCTCGAGCATGACAACCTGTGCACAATTAGTACATCCTGAGTGTCCCGAAGTAATGTTGACATGTGACACCACCATATCACAAATCTTGGCGGCACTTTACAAAAAAGGGCGTCGACTTTCCACCCCGTGCATCACTTTGAATTTGgtaacatacaaaaacaaaataaaagggaAATAGtgtaatttaaattgttaatccCTACAGATTCCCTCAAAGAACCTTAGTGATGAATTCGATGACACAATTTTGAAAGCGGCCAATATGGAACCCCTACCATCGCCATTACAAAGATTCTCGACTCGTGGTGGCCTCTCTTTGCTTGCGCAGTATTTGCCAACTGTTTACCCTGATAGCTCCGGTCGAAAAAGTCCAACATTATTGGGAGACAAAGAAAAAAGTCCCCCAACAACGGATTGGGTAAAATTGGAGCCAAATGAAGAAATATATGAAGATTTGGAGGATCCGATAACTGAAACATCTTCCAAACAACCCACAATAACATCTGTTCCTCAGCATTCTCTTGCTGCATTTGGATTGTTCCTTCGATTACCTGCCTATTCTGATGTTTTGCTTCGTGATAAACTAAGAGCACAATGTTTATTGAGGCTTGTATTGGGTGTCACTGGAGATGGTGAAGGAAGTAAGATTTtctttgcattttaatttaaatacattcaTACTGATGATACATTTTTTCAGACGACATTTATAGTTTATCGCTAGCTCCTTCACTTCCAACTTTGCCGTTTGAAGTTTTTCGTCAACTTCTTGATAGCTCACCACTTACAACGGATGATGGCATGTTATTAAGAAGAATGGTTGTTGAAGTTGGTGCTATGCATCTTGTACTTAACTGTTTGGGAATTTTTACACACCAGTCCCAGAACTATCAAATCAATGGACCTCAGCCAGAGGTAAGGAACTAAAATCACGATATATGAATGGGCCTTTTAAGGAAGGCTTTTCTTATTTATTCACTTGCAAAAATAATATCTTACAGACCGCTGCTGGCGTTAAAACATCAATGAACAGCATCGACGACTCTGTTATCATATCAGATGATAAAAGCCACATGTATTGGGCTAAGGGAACTGGATTTGGAACAGGATCAACTCAACAATCTTGGAATGTCGAACAAGCTTTACTTCGCCAGAAAAGCGAGGAAGAACATGTAACAGTGCTTTTACAGGTAgatcttaatttaattaattttaattttaaaccctAAAAATTTTGAACGTGCATTTTGAAAGGTTCTATCAAGTTACATAAATCCTGGAGACAAAATACCATCTGCACTTCAATGCGACGACATAATGAGTTATCATGAGATAAGTGATGTTGTTGGGGAACTGCCTATATCATTcctcgatttgttaaaaaaatcttgtttgatTCCTGCTCTGAGCTCATATCTACGCAATGATTCCGTCTTGGATATTACCAGACACATTCCTCTTTATCGAGCTATTTTACAACTCCTGCGTGCTATTTCACTGTCGTACCAATTGGTTAGCTTACTGCAACCATACGATCGTCTTGATAGCTCTCCATCTATTTCAGAGCTTCTTGCCAATATGAAGACTTGTGTTGACACCTATGCTAACCGTTTGAAGTGAGTGGAGATTATAATAATTTcctttacaaaattgaaatcattttgaaatccAATTCTTAATTGCAGACTTAATAAGAAATCAAACATTAAAGGACAAACACAGCAGGTAACTGTTAATATTGATGATGGTGACGACGAAGGACTAGCCCTTTTGATTCCTGACATTCAAGAAACTACAGTCTTAGTACAAAAAGCAACAAATATTGAAGATGCACGTGTGAATCAGTTACGCGATCATGGACATTGTAGTACACGCATGGAGAAACCTCTTAGTAAATCGATTGAGGAGCGTTACCTGGGAGTGATGAAGAAAATGCAATTCGATTCATACGAAATGATTGTTGAATCCGAGAAAAACGGCTTCCGTTTTGCAATATCACATCATTTTGAGAAGATGGTACATAAAGCTGGTGATCGTTATCATCCCTCGAGAGTGAAACGCCTTGCTCAGGAAGCTGTTACACTTTCGACAAGTTTGCCATTATCATATAGCAGTTCCGTTTTTGTTCGCTGTGATACTGATCGACTAGACATTATGaaggtacctacctacattatttaattcttaatatttaataacttatttttttaattattcgttATTTGCTAAGGTACTGATAACTGGCCCAGCCGATACTCCCTATGCGAATGGATGTTTCGAGTTTGATGTGTTTTTTCCTCCGGACTATCCAAATTTACCTATGTTAATTAATTTAGAAACAAATGGTCGGCATTCTGTTAGATTTAATCCTAATTTGTACAATGATGGAAAAGTGTGTTTATCCGTGTTGAATACTTGGCATGGGCGGCCCGAAGAAAAATGGAACGCACAAACTTCCAGTTTCTTGcaggtaattttgtttttaatttacataattttaattcttttattattgATCCTTATTATACGtgttcaaataatttgtatatattattttgtatttcgacCGAAATATAAAGTGACGAACAAAAGTGGTCAAATGTTTCCGCTCTTTTAAAAACGTAGGTGAAGTAaggtataaaagaaaaataaagcctACAAGCTAACAGAAAACCATACAAATGCAAATTGAACctgtctaattttttttttaagcaaatacTAGATTGCGTAGatcatattttgtttcttgaaaACTTTTGTAGACATCGTAAATCTggaattattttaatgtttttttatttaattcaccATTTTACAATATCGTATAGtttaaaaaggaataaaaacttTGGAATAAATATTTACGAGTAAGTTaagggtaaaattttgaataaatagaaatgaaacatttaattttgtttttgaaatgaaaacaaatttagacaatgtttttaattttgattgcatTAAATTTGAATGTATAAATTAAGTCTTTGATATTCTCTAGATTgatatttagtaaaaattcTTCTTGGGAAAATAaacgaaacattaaaaaaaaacatttgtaacgagaatatagaaaaatagttctttttttaataacttgggGTTTACGATGTAAACTAAAGTTATCAAGTACCAAAATATGATCTACGAAGTCATGGCTAGAGTTTCTAATAGTTCAAAAGTCATTGTACTGTAGTACAGTGTATATTTTCCATTCGCTTGAAATAA
It encodes:
- the LOC129942191 gene encoding baculoviral IAP repeat-containing protein 6 isoform X4; the protein is MAGDQRILKQDGCLNIATESCNITYHPNLNVIIVFDTKNQVKILDVHSGVILQAYTLSGDISGNVCGKYMPLQEKVLFWDGKRLGLRGDYNGVLLLDTIMQSPVVQNDDMIKLELLLSEAKIFEESLRKLEEEGLECPTDVSNELMEKIRDAHTNSKKGIKAQRWNTICLELPYSSLKMVANSAVVHLKRLELHIPALAISSAINERLTDLLVGSRLIEIGCNNGTIQRVLMYSEAVRRQTFEKWPHMDYNWALPDQMAQAGFYHQPSTSGEDRAMCFTCNVCLVCWEKTDEPWSEHERHSPTCPFVKGEYTQNVPLAVTYATNPAALTNGFDVISNSDHAHVLCTSSSISGEIIVWSIEKNLKEMHTCNLSTLMKNICPDGYDEAKITAMCVLPNKLLKNSNNKMPMTNSVKSSVIGSKLILGLCVKKATGVVLLLTVVDICESDPKIICDNGQDQKCLENVCNKYDRDDDNKTLLEKYEDSFDSNGFMPDIATIKFKISDKGDDFDEYLDDEIIKMDSNICDIQLPPHILSDHKVVDDEIDNNNMKTAEQMAQMTKKPKKEDINCYVRSSVNVTPLIAGHFEVAEITPTNRSCNQLLVKLIRTQDVTEDSMEVDDEDDWVSGQMLLFSCDFNGMISNDYTESVTFNRHKCPHQICILPACESSDRKVQGVDFDGGAICVVCADGSMQLRSLQDFKLITNIEVPNEQFVSAAYCKTLDRLCGCTKSGSLIFYSLHDTDNESGDETVDDENANFCCNTDFSLGSGGVGDGDLSETDGRNGARASGAGRKLQSETASIGTAPGPSTSETQTSTSSNLIAHKSDLSLEDLRTLCDLTQFDEMLTPYTAEVPSCWNELVQAQKQRKQPQHLRPGDDTHLTKTWRLHNDATTWDEHIIEVNLVQPVSLGHIDLKFSLYQPCPNPAAIQVTLLKQNTSGFGYRMKGQHSVNMGYKQSAAVDENIEFPLNNDGVHENPVLTEEYLQTHNAEILAGPIELSSCMDLCDQGGNVTLTSPKLFKTRARNFLLHIKTMGDPAKEGQGKTRGCDWLHEISITVRGTKSHSRIPNERLQRIAMLESNNALENLLKTLACSTSTVLEKNLAIDILLWICTIRLNRFRTPKSERYKSGDSSSVKSSSSSVVFTDNSAADMQSQQLECLAIIEKYLKDLLLNCIIKSNRTLAHKCVKLVLILTEGVRNLPTELQTKIKFDVSLKNAITATLPDLISSKYSSVVRWFILLTCSTSTADSHNSISEICVKLLMDITNEIEKRWDPYCSLLGTRFGLYGFPFEPELFDVDLPNMSKNNTSSPNTLVNIIRSNAGLLQSQGMDFKKLSSIDGVEFRSFPHLIKCKGVSNQLRGLLEVEQLHYICSATSEATRIDNMDSSSTSSASNINMEEIIIPTMSNNMDGQKDPENGKLNDIVNNVKNILADKLKMCAIIGKDELKANGIAEPLESSTQAKKGGDKSFKYKHLPKFKAICQYIECCDENSSQPDSDPEVKLSNKIIQRYLNEQNMEENTNVFPWHKILSPPPKQMVVIDRMHSGARRFVVLDFGSPILLTDVVIPSCDELASLHIDIWCFEEEADSVRLVVTQDIGSKTLVLSDLQPPPICRYMKITITGRYGMSNTKCKIPLGSFYGHTVVLDSDGYGDPLLQYMKHPPSNIQTQIKALKSLYEDVHCRYSLSSCKLMEMLAPVLNCELSNVAHMQAFINKQREDDGTLDSSKIVATYEECILLQHQINVIKNVILRLESSLETNSVKEPKNVLQLASRDKLRVLSQGLVEVLLHFSIEYGLKNILPLHSLFSIDVANTLFNTLVVSGDAHIQLATCSLLVRMCCFRSWWGDFLADIFCNLFSSQNSKIFPQDRIFFLLTYLGRRSIAMGTCRSIVIDAILKTLAKLLAPISPRYQANESPLHMDRGENSADLWSKSDLQLVTWLLLFLSVCLDDSVEKKDKSANRWEFMSCEADFAKTRSQTNSSSGKQLRGFKKRIIQQNKYSIQPYTDWGKKIFMIQNELNSLQHPDIFMQLAGKPKTKASAKPSTTPKIIKDPNPEPENNFDKGLKTIRLNNILIVIRGLIALLLEMDFSCNMDLFLLTCKVIARLVSACKSSVQLSKIVSTNQLEQLVRLAVWNDQQQPWAVHAITCLLQDLLDADKHFKDQPQTSEPSCSDQRVLEGIQEPEEVFVDSTAILMPSSIIPISGNSSMSYADAVKFSHLPSLIECEDTEFEDLMHEIDIDNRSKNLIKTDSVAQNKNNFNFFCKTVSSSMDARLDFGLDTNVEISIRRLTMISSLDMYASLPQILTNEYINSSPDTPAWPEYVTDIWSGPEYNCGLPTYEMFKNVFDCIFSDLHLQDTWVHLEQVLQIWLTLNSELSDKPYNSGLCPNDIPKIPFGPNAVQGLLLALAWHNDIKLRTWCLGFQCLLLACNSPSNFENGETSNNNSRIGDIIISDENFEKMLLRFFSGYGMSSSIITNRCAGPTICKHLHELLLWLHKKAEFTESGPLIKKKLKDTLLNVILQLIQPGGAICNQQGPIDAQSQLVRDLLLIQYDKADLNVSLSIIESVSFLVYNNIANADKIQCQRSSDANSSTNNFSSLFANVLGSENSKQNASLSDNSLIISLLKLSSSLIQTELARDENHILMHESDVSTESQTDETKAEQLNIDNNKTKVPCIADMVLRHFSTMKRLLGSLSNCSSNSLTLITPGSLYSMKSPDSTFLLDEPQTTTDAVFSLLMLLSEKASETGLVIAPLCQYLETNSIARNALPRLHLSEPFLWYILKLLEAPQAVHIFTEMGGIQIICHNLVKLNKVLVNIQPGLISLIMQHMTKNTKLKLHNNSSNGNAKKCTSQQNQRNQDGLINFAPFCSISSENDTAQSADVLILTPIASHRRPRTPAWSYMFYPNESHVDLTITLPTAILLKEIQLQPHAPTLVSCPSAVAVEISRDYGLGPIPFGQPLTTTGMTCIRLKLSKPEIATSIVLRLYRPKDSSNIGLTQIAILGNTIFSTGSNAFGYGPDSGVDDDSLAKTSVGWIRILARCYTVAAIMSENKLSKDVVGASSEYPGFLESCCSLMNIMPLIPNSALQNLETVLLKLGSYSRDLCLALIRILLWGTTPQIYKLSNEAVCDLLYDLATAKDSYMGDKIQVLLDWILKLRHNFNNRSIRCTNPQSGFVKVTASILWTVHSQNCIPNLADLITNDTFEACLYWIDALDNDQPLKVAFDSLLCSMCCVKPELFNQLLSKCDVSLMQHEAFESATSKTEELSSGITDDNKEASGSEWFNNVAEDNLSTLLRKPSYLTTIAMSCQSPLAIYELVDSGLPKLLAHALFDYCCFLSPEIKKMTLNTERTQSTSSDECLTDSYKAENQPQETSTVQSSLITFEHVPKILDFFSECCSEGHMRDMLGSYQGSIFWKPLLELLCNYRPIETGEEPIQQALIRMERATINFFTRVTSCHPLNQDKLTSLLITVIKKPSQIYGNGNKTIISGFTRQLVLQLLLENERILVSVRSKQPLQKRDSNISLVNNHPSKRVNAHHLLFFVSVNTKCQEILQNCVSESRQSDSSVSNISSSNHSENKSDDKSDAFEIAMDFNGHGLEFLSVAAGVTAKDKRIKDVKNHVAAIKDSRVLFPKFPRLFHQDDFLTSSNASSMTTCAQLVHPECPEVMLTCDTTISQILAALYKKGRRLSTPCITLNLIPSKNLSDEFDDTILKAANMEPLPSPLQRFSTRGGLSLLAQYLPTVYPDSSGRKSPTLLGDKEKSPPTTDWVKLEPNEEIYEDLEDPITETSSKQPTITSVPQHSLAAFGLFLRLPAYSDVLLRDKLRAQCLLRLVLGVTGDGEGNDIYSLSLAPSLPTLPFEVFRQLLDSSPLTTDDGMLLRRMVVEVGAMHLVLNCLGIFTHQSQNYQINGPQPETAAGVKTSMNSIDDSVIISDDKSHMYWAKGTGFGTGSTQQSWNVEQALLRQKSEEEHVTVLLQVLSSYINPGDKIPSALQCDDIMSYHEISDVVGELPISFLDLLKKSCLIPALSSYLRNDSVLDITRHIPLYRAILQLLRAISLSYQLVSLLQPYDRLDSSPSISELLANMKTCVDTYANRLKLNKKSNIKGQTQQVTVNIDDGDDEGLALLIPDIQETTVLVQKATNIEDARVNQLRDHGHCSTRMEKPLSKSIEERYLGVMKKMQFDSYEMIVESEKNGFRFAISHHFEKMVHKAGDRYHPSRVKRLAQEAVTLSTSLPLSYSSSVFVRCDTDRLDIMKVLITGPADTPYANGCFEFDVFFPPDYPNLPMLINLETNGRHSVRFNPNLYNDGKVCLSVLNTWHGRPEEKWNAQTSSFLQVLVSIQSLILVPEPYFNEPGFERSRGTPSGTHSSREYNSNIYKACVRWAMLEQIRNPSPCFKEVIHTHFWVKRHEICAQIEGWIEELSKPQYSERNTITFNSMVLRREYRNLREELAKLKVPEGLEDLDMPFNPNVTLPVMTVAPTVTSTTIATTTSTIPNQPSSSNATQQLHSPNTTPTSLSIEEDISQENATDLNDTNAQPISHTSSSEPQTDDVDVEILDSPVMLEETDLISIFTTWKANHE